A region of Rhodamnia argentea isolate NSW1041297 chromosome 9, ASM2092103v1, whole genome shotgun sequence DNA encodes the following proteins:
- the LOC115733795 gene encoding ankyrin repeat-containing protein BDA1-like, with the protein MSLQEAIAADSVNELYSLIEQDENILDHGSEGPFPNTPLHVAAEQGKTKVAMEIATLKPPFARKLNRGGYIPMHLALQKKHYRTVRTLMTLDPELVRVRGRGGITPLHFVAGERGDNGWDNMELLELLAEFLSACKLSIEDLTNQCETAVHVAVRTGNNEAFKVLFGWLKRVHLTRILDWKDQHGDTVLHIAASEKQPEIMKLLIGYTAVKAKNFRGRTALDIFQENPSGDQDLAKRSRRLGRRAITPTLSLSQFFSKELTSFEKCANFFRIPDESARNIILLVSSLIAAATYQAALTPPGGYLQDSSSNPTANSTVVTANSSSVATRKTHGARDSIRRRSGLYGYAMLNSLAFFASIATIWATTFTVEANPLFHIPIPLLCLAYSVSLIVQTPQDREVVAIYLLVLAVFCLIAVFGVPVLWRSTFWQQISGVRLVIFGENEAIGN; encoded by the exons ATGAGCCTTCAAGAAGCAATAGCAGCTGATAGTGTTAATGAGCTCTACAGCTTAATTGAGCAGGACGAAAACATCTTAGATCATGGATCCGAGGGGCCCTTCCCAAATACTCCATTACACGTTGCCGCGGAGCAGGGAAAAACTAAAGTGGCCATGGAGATAGCCACCTTGAAGCCGCCATTCGCTCGAAAGCTGAATCGAGGGGGTTACATCCCCATGCACTTGGCTTTGCAAAAGAAGCATTATCGCACAGTGAGGACACTCATGACCCTCGACCCTGAATTGGTTCGAGTCCGAGGAAGAGGCGGGATCACCCCTTTGCATTTTGTAGCCGGGGAAAGAGGTGACAATGGGTGGGACAACATGGAGCTCTTGGAACTCCTGGCCGAGTTTCTATCTGCTTGCAAATTGTCCATCGAAGACTTGACGAACCAATGCGAGACTGCGGTTCACGTCGCCGTCAGGACGGGCAACAATGAAGCATTCAAGGTTTTGTTTGGATGGCTTAAGCGAGTCCATCTGACGCGAATCTTGGACTGGAAAGACCAACATGGTGACACCGTCTTACATATTGCTGCATCCGAAAAGCAGCCCGAG atcatGAAGCTGTTGATTGGGTACACGGCTGTAAAAGCGAAGAACTTCCGGGGTAGGACGGCTctggacatcttccaagagaatCCTAGCGGCGACCAAGATCTAGCGAAAAGGTCACGCCGTCTAGGACGTCGGGCAATTACTCCTACCCTCTCTCTATCACAGTTTTTTAGCAAGGAACTAACTTCCTTTGAGAAGTGCGCAAATTTTTTCAGAATCCCAGATGAATCTGCTCGCAACATAATCCTCTTAGTGTCTTCCTTAATCGCGGCTGCCACTTACCAAGCTGCTCTCACTCCTCCAGGAGGATACTTGCAGGATTCCTCTTCAAATCCCACAGCAAATTCCACCGTTGTTACCGCCAATTCCAGCAGCGTGGCTACCAGAAAAACACATGGAGCCAGAGATAGTATCCGGAGACGTTCGGGACTCTATGGGTACGCAATGCTCAATAGCCTGGCCTTTTTCGCCTCCATCGCCACAATCTGGGCTACCACTTTTACTGTAGAGGCCAACCCTCTGTTTCACATCCCTATACCCCTGCTCTGCCTTGCTTACTCTGTTTCTCTTATTGTCCAAACTCCACAAGACCGTGAGGTGGTAGCAATTTACCTACTTGTACTTGCTGTGTTCTGTTTGATCGCCGTGTTTGGTGTCCCCGTGCTCTGGAGG AGCACTTTCTGGCAGCAGATTAGTGGTGTGAGGCTTGTAATCTTCGGTGAAAACGAGGCTATTGGCAACTGA
- the LOC125316653 gene encoding ATP-dependent 6-phosphofructokinase 2-like, producing the protein MAVSCPEVTANLTTSADTQSPSEQQRQRQDQSLDTFSFAPVSLQRLPHLADYLQNLQTLPNPLDSNRFFHPIDGFYIYPCDVILRQIVYDLSGMFSPPAPHLAYHRAGPRERVFFEPSEVRAAIVTCGGLCPGLNTVIRELVVGLWELYDVREIYGITAGYRGFYSCEPVKLGPKMVHGWHKRGGTALETSRGGFDLEKIVNAIEEKGFNQVYIIGGDGTMRGAVKIFEEIRRRKLKIAVVGIPKTVDNDIGIIDRSFGFQTAVEMAQQAINAALVEAESAVNGIGLVKLMGRSTGHIALHATLSNRDVDCCLIPEVEFFLEGKGGLLEFLDRRLKENGHAVLVVAEGAGQSIIPRTESQKEERDESGNPVFLDVGGWLKSELKKWWDRDHPNELFTVKYIDPTYMIRAVTANATDNLYCTLLAHSGIHGVMAGYTGFVCGPINGTYAYIPLDDVAKAKNVVNTRDHKWAWVRSVTNQPDFVRS; encoded by the exons ATGGCGGTCTCATGCCCAGAAGTCACCGCCAACCTCACCACTTCTGCCGACACACAGTCACCGAGCGAACAGCAACGGCAGCGGCAAGATCAGTCGCTCGACACCTTCTCATTCGCTCCAGTGAGCCTCCAGAGACTCCCCCACCTCGCCGATTACCTCCAGAACCTCCAAACTCTGCCCAACCCGCTCGATAGCAACCGCTTCTTCCATCCGATCGACGGCTTCTACATCTACCCCTGCGACGTCATCCTCCGTCAGATCGTCTATGATCTCTCTG GTATGTTTTCTCCGCCGGCACCACACCTGGCCTACCACAGGGCAGGCCCGCGCGAGCGCGTGTTCTTTGAGCCCTCTGAAGTACGGGCGGCAATCGTCACATGCGGAGGGCTGTGCCCGGGGCTGAACACAGTGATCAGAGAGCTTGTAGTGGGGCTGTGGGAGTTGTATGACGTCCGTGAGATATATGGGATTACGGCAGGGTACAGAGGGTTTTACTCGTGTGAGCCTGTGAAGTTGGGTCCCAAGATGGTGCACGGGTGGCACAAGAGGGGCGGCACCGCACTCGAGACCTCAAGGGGTGGCTTTGATCTCGAAAAGATTGTCAATGCTATTGAAGAGAAGGGGTTTAATCAG GTGTACATCATTGGTGGCGACGGCACAATGAGGGGCGCAGTAAAGATATTTGAGGAAATACGTCGCCGGAAATTAAAAATTGCTGTAGTTGGAATTCCCAAAACTGTTGATAACGACATTGGCATTATTGATAGGTCATTTGGCTTCCAGACGGCGGTCGAAATGGCGCAACAAGCAATCAATGCTGCGCTTGTGGAGGCTGAAAGTGCAGTTAATGGAATTGGGCTTGTGAAACTGATGGGCCGAAGTACGGGCCACATTGCTCTTCATGCAACGCTCAGTAATCGTGATGTCGACTGCTGCTTGATTCCTGAAGTCGAGTTCTTCTTGGAAGGGAAAGGTGGACTGCTCGAGTTTCTTGACAGGAGATTGAAAGAGAATGGACATGCGGTGCTAGTGGTTGCTGAGGGCGCAGGACAGTCTATTATACCGCGAACCGAATCACAGAAGGAAGAGAGGGATGAATCGGGAAATCCCGTGTTCTTGGACGTTGGTGGGTGGTTGAAGTCAGAGCTGAAGAAATGGTGGGACCGGGATCATCCGAACGAGCTGTTCACAGTCAAGTATATCGATCCTACCTATATGATCCGGGCAGTCACGGCGAACGCCACCGACAATCTGTACTGCACTCTTTTGGCTCACTCAGGAATTCACGGAGTCATGGCAGGTTATACTGGCTTCGTCTGCGGTCCTATAAATGGAACCTACGCGTACATACCTCTCGACGATGTGGCCAAGGCCAAGAACGTGGTCAACACGCGGGACCATAAGTGGGCGTGGGTCAGGTCGGTAACCAATCAGCCTGATTTTGTGAGGAGCTAG
- the LOC115755438 gene encoding ras-related protein RABB1c has product MSYAYLFKYIIIGDTGVGKSCLLLQFTDKRFQPVHDLTIGVEFGARMITIDNKPIKLQIWDTAGQESFRSITRSYYRGAAGALLVYDITRRETFNHLASWLEDARQHANANMTIMLIGNKCDLAHRRAVSTEEGEQFAKEHGLIFMEASAKTAQNVEEAFIKTAATIYKKIQDGVFDVSNESYGIKVGYGGIPGPSGGRDGGASQSGGCCS; this is encoded by the exons ATGTCGTACGCTTACCTCTTCAAGTACATCATCATTGGCGATACAG GAGTTGGAAAAtcatgtcttcttcttcaattcaccGACAAGAGGTTCCAGCCGGTGCATGACTTGACAATTGGTGTTGAATTCGGGGCCAGGATGATCACCATTGACAACAAGCCAATCAAGCTTCAGATTTGGGACACG GCTGGTCAAGAATCCTTCAGATCCATCACTAGGTCTTACTACAGAGGAGCTGCTGGTGCATTGCTTGTTTATGATATTACAAG GAGAGAGACTTTTAATCATCTGGCTAGCTGGCTAGAAGACGCAAGACAGCATGCAAACGCAAACATGACTATTATGCTCATTGGCAATAAGTGTGATCTTGCTCATAGAAGAGCTGTAAGCACAGAGGAAGGGGAGCAGTTTGCAAAGGAGCATGGTTTAATCTTCATGGAGGCTTCTGCAAAGACTGCTCAGAATGTGGAAGAG GCATTTATCAAGACAGCGGCAACtatatacaagaaaattcaggaTGGAGTATTTGATGTGTCGAATGAG TCTTACGGAATAAAAGTGGGATACGGTGGAATTCCTGGTCCGTCAGGAGGCAGAGATGGCGGTGCTTCTCAATCAGGAGGATGTTGCAGCTAG
- the LOC125316715 gene encoding E3 ubiquitin-protein ligase RGLG2-like — protein MGNKESRSNSGYYYDSRSYDSRSFRSSSDRSSFSENYHDHERKGVVQSKYSKIGDDYSSLEQVTNALAQAGLESSNLIVGIDFTKSNEWTGARSFNRKSLHHLGDTPNPYEQAISIIGRTLSSFDEDNLIPCFGFGDATTHDQEVFSFYADNRPCEGFEEVLSRYRDLVPDVHLSGPTSFAPIIDTAIEIVDSSGGQYHVLVIIADGQVTRSVDTGHGHLSPQEQNTIDAIVKASEYPLSIVLVGVGDGPWDMMHKFDDNIPYRAFDNFQFVNFTDIMLKYMPTSKKETEFALAALMEIPTQYKATLDLQLLGCRRGTPGRFPLPPPKQIRSAKSYPKRMPSSTNEHRSGFSYASTPTESPSHKNCPVCLWSKKDLAFGCGHQTCYECGTDLTSCPICRTFITTRIKLYD, from the exons ATGGGGAATAAAGAATCGAGAAGTAACAGCGGCTACTACTATGATTCGCGCAGTTATGACTCCCGATCATTTCGAAGCTCATCCGATCGCTCTTCATTTTCTGAGAATTACCATGATCATGAAAGAAAAGGCGTGGTACAGTCAAAATACTCCAAAATCGGTGATGATTACAGCTCGCTGGAACAG GTCACAAATGCTCTTGCTCAAGCTGGCCTCGAGTCTTCCAATCTTATTGTGGGTATCGATTTCACAAAAAGCAATGAATGGACAGGTGCGCGATCATTCAACCGCAAGAGCCTACATCACCTTGGGGATACCCCTAATCCGTATGAACAGGCAATATCTATAATTGGGAGGACGCTCTCAAGTTTCGATGAAGACAATCTCATTCCTTGTTTCGGTTTTGGCGATG CTACAACGCATGATCAGGAAGTCTTTAGCTTTTATGCCGACAATAGACCATGCGAGGGCTTTGAGGAAGTTCTTTCCCGTTACAGAGATCTAGTTCCGGATGTACACTTGTCTG GACCGACATCATTTGCTCCGATAATTGACACTGCCATTGAAATAGTGGATAGCAGTGGTGGACAGTATCATGTCCTTGTGATCATCGCCGATGGACAG GTTACAAGAAGCGTTGACACGGGTCATGGCCATTTGAGCCCCCAAGAGCAGAACACAATAGATGCTATCGTGAAAGCAAG CGAGTATCCATTGTCCATCGTGTTGGTTGGAGTCGGGGATGGACCGTGGGATAtgatgcacaagtttgatgaCAACATTCCTTACCGAGCTTTTGACAACTTCCAG TTTGTAAATTTTACCGACATTATGTTGAAGTACATGCCCACATCCAAGAAGGAGACAGAGTTCGCCCTTGCGGCATTGATGGAAATACCAACACAATACAAAGCTACACTCGATCTCCAACTTCTTGG ATGTCGAAGAGGAACTCCAGGAAGGTTTCCTCTACCTCCACCAAAGCAGATCCGTTCTGCAAAATCTTACCCGAAGCGCATGCCCTCAAGCACTAACGAACACAGGAGTGGTTTCTCTTACGCTTCTACTCCTACTGAAAGTCCTTCTCACAAG aatTGTCCCGTGTGCTTGTGGAGTAAGAAGGATCTTGCATTTGGATGCGGGCATCAG ACCTGCTATGAGTGCGGAACGGACTTGACCTCGTGTCCGATCTGTCGCACATTCATAACTACCAGGATAAAGCTTTACGACTGA
- the LOC125316659 gene encoding glucan endo-1,3-beta-glucosidase 5-like, whose product MLQPRTNVAIFSLFLVLSPSLPATESAIGVNWGTISFHRLRPSAVVDLLQQNKVQKVKLFDADPGSLRALEGSGIEVMLGIPNEMLAVLGSSSVASDLWVRQNVSSFVGKGGVAIRYVAVGNEPFLSSYAGQFQNYVMPALLNLQQSLAKANLAGYVKLVVPCNADAYEADLPSQGAFRPELTEIMTQLVSFLNSNGSPFVVNIYPFLSLYGSSDFPQDYAFFEGTTHAVTDGVNVYTNAFDGNFDTLVAALTKLGYGQMPIVIGEVGWPTDGAVSANLTAARAFNQGLINHVLSNRGTPLRPGVPPMDVYLFSLLDEGAKSVLPGNFERHWGIFSFDGQAKYALNLGMGNRLLRNARSVQYLPSRWCVVDPSKDLSAVTNHMKLACSVADCTTLNYGGSCNSLGAKGNISYAFNSYYQLQKQKSQSCEFDGLGMVTFLDPSVGECRFLVGVTDASSAAIGTHWRGVLVWVLVLWGVWVFEV is encoded by the exons ATGTTGCAACCCAGGACCAATGTTGCAATCTTTTCGCTCTTCTTGGTGCTCTCGCCCTCGCTCCCGGCCACGGAATCCGCCATTGGAGTGAACTGGGGCACTATCTCCTTCCACAGGCTGAGGCCATCCGCGGTGGTGGATCTCTTGCAGCAGAACAAGGTACAGAAGGTGAAGCTGTTCGATGCGGACCCGGGCTCGCTCAGGGCTCTCGAAGGGAGCGGGATTGAGGTGATGTTGGGGATACCCAATGAGATGCTGGCCGTGTTGGGATCTTCGAGTGTTGCCTCTGATCTCTGGGTTCGCCAGAATGTGTCTAGTTTTGTGGGTAAAGGCGGTGTTGCCATCAG GTATGTTGCGGTAGGCAATGAGCCCTTCCTCTCAAGCTATGCGGGTCAGTTTCAGAACTATGTTATGCCAGCCCTCCTCAATCTGCAGCAGTCATTGGCCAAAGCCAATCTTGCTGGCTACGTGAAGCTGGTGGTCCCTTGCAATGCTGATGCATATGAAGCGGACCTTCCTTCTCAAGGGGCATTTCGTCCTGAACTTACAGAAATCATGACGCAACTCGTCTCTTTCCTGAATTCGAATGGTTCCCCTTTTGTAGTGAACATTTATCCATTCCTAAGCCTGTATGGGAGCTCGGATTTTCCTCAAGACTATGCATTTTTTGAGGGAACTACTCATGCTGTGACAGATGGGGTCAATGTATACACTAATGCATTCGATGGGAATTTTGATACTTTAGTTGCAGCACTTACCAAATTAGGTTATGGTCAGATGCCCATAGTTATCGGGGAGGTGGGCTGGCCAACAGACGGAGCTGTGAGTGCGAATCTCACTGCTGCTCGGGCATTTAATCAAGGCCTTATTAATCATGTACTTAGCAACAGAGGAACTCCGTTGAGACCTGGAGTCCCTCCAATGGATGTGTATCTCTTCAGTCTACTCGATGAAGGCGCCAAGAGTGTACTTCCTGGGAACTTTGAGAGGCACTggggaattttctcttttgacgGCCAGGCTAAATATGCCTTGAATCTCGGTATGGGCAACAGGTTGCTAAGGAACGCGAGGAGTGTGCAGTATCTCCCGTCTAGGTGGTGTGTGGTGGACCCATCAAAGGATCTTTCAGCCGTCACGAATCACATGAAGCTTGCTTGTAGTGTTGCGGATTGCACTACGCTCAACTACGGTGGATCGTGCAACAGTCTAGGAGCAAAGGGAAACATCTCATATGCATTCAACAGTTACTATCAATTGCAGAAGCAGAAATCACAGAGCTGTGAATTCGATGGGCTAGGGATGGTTACTTTCCTGGATCCGTCGGTCGGTGAATGTAGGTTTCTGGTCGGGGTAACTGATGCTAGTTCTGCTGCAATTGGGACACATTGGAGAGGGGTCCTTGTTTGGGTTTTGGTTTTGTGGGGTGTCTGGGTGTTTGAAGTGTGA